ATCAAAGAGGACCATGCTCCCCAGCAAAGACAGGATCGTTCCAAATGACCGCTGGCTGCAATCTTATCTTTCACGCGTAAACTTCAACTACTATTATGTGattttatttccttatattattttattcttttccctTTGTTGTTTGTCGTTCGATCGCAAAAGAAGATGTAACGGTAATCGATACCACCTAGCAACTTTCGTTTGCGAATGTCATTCTCAATCGTAGAGAAATGATTTGTGCTTGGCGTACGACTGGTTAGAACCCGTtgaaatcgaaaaatattcaacgacGATTCCAAGAAAATCCAAGGTATGCGAAAATTGTGATCGTCGCGagtattatttgtttacttgTTTGATCATTGGCTAAATCGTATCGAGTTGGCCACCGTAAAGattaaacatatacatattttcttgcACGCGGTTAGCTAGTGGTTCGGTTCGTTACCTGAACTTTGTCCGCGAGATATAACGATCGACGATCCCCGCCTTGGCCGTCGTTTCCCGATTCCGGAACCAGTAATTGCATGTTTCATGTTTCATTACTCGGATCGAAATTTTCCGCTGGATTTGTGCGAATAAGCTCGTCGCAGTCGGTTATCCGAGAAACGAAGAGACAAGGTTGAAGTTGTCTTATCGAAATCGGTAATCGTCTCTATCGCTATCGCGTCGTCTGCGTCTGTTAGTTCATCTTGGCGTTGTCACGGAAGTTTCACGTGAATCGTATACGATTTCTCTATCGCTCCGATACGCGAATGCGTGTCCGCTTTTGCGCATTATTCGCGGCAGCTGGTACGCAAGTATTCTTTCGTATAACAAGTACGATTTCGAATTACGTAGAGCAACTGTACGCCCCCGATGAACTCTCGTTGATCGTTGATCGTTGATCGTGCTCGGAACAAATTTTCCATCGGTCTTGGTTCGCTGATGGAACTTTCTTCGCGGTttgcctcgcctcgcctcgcctcgttGCGCCGCGCCCGCACCCTGTCACACACATCGCAAccttttatacatattatatacgCATATACGTATACGATACACCGAATCTCATATTACGAAACAAGAATTTACGATTCATCGTGTACACGCCGCGCGCCGTACGTCTAATCCATTTCTTTTATCCCTTTTCTACGTCCACGAcgcatacaaaatttattccatcTTTTTTCAACGAGCTTGTTCGAATTTGTTAGCCGAGCGCGATCGCGACCCCGATACTCGTTCGGTCCGGGCGCGGGTTCGTTAGACGGGGGTCCTTTTCAAACACGTTACTTAAACAATTCGGAGATGCTGATGCAACCTCGGGTCTAAAACACTCGAGTTTCGTAAGTTGATACGTGTACGGTGACCTTCGCtctaaaatgtttaatctTATTTCGTGCCGCATCATCGCGCATCGATTCCTACTACGTATACTATTACGTACACTACTACTACGATACGTATACGCTGTATCAATGGTTAACCGGACCGTTACGATTGTGTGTTGACGCGATAAATTAACGCGTTACCAGTTTTTCCGCACCGTGTCCGATTTCGCGGAGAaggtaacaaataaaaagacaCGCGCAATCGATTAAACAATTCGAAGAAATCGATACCGAACTTTTGCACACCATGGCCATGTGATTCACTCGGGTAATTCCAAATAATCcgtaattttcaagataagACAGAGTTTGCCAACGCATGGATTCTTCGATATCGAAACAACGAAAAGAACCCGTTGTATTTGGAAATTagttaaattttagaaataattcttcgaTATGTACTCATTGTTTTCTAACGATTAAGCGattatacaagaatattttcatctgGCTATGCGTTATCTCGAATAATTTTCGGgtcaacgacgacgacgaagattCCCTTGCGCAGACACGATACCAGACGAAGATTACCAAAGCAGTTTTACATTGATTGTATGCGGGATTCAGGAAGAtgacgtatgtatgtatacaacGCGCgagataaataaatcgtaTCGATTGTCGTCAGAAACAAAGTACACCGAGAAGATGGAAAATGTTATTCGTGTTATCGGGAAATGATTTTTCTCGCGATAGGAACGTTAATCGTAAGCGTACGTCATCGCGCGAATGTACGCCAgattttgcattaaattaaattaaattcaattaaacctACTAAAAAATCCAGAGTAAAGTATAGGTAAAATTCCGCAACGAGATAACGACACAAGGAGTTTTGCTCGCAGGTTCGTCGTTTGAAAACACATGACTTTTTCAGGATTTATTCAATTGTAAGTTGTTTGGATCGACACCCCTTTAGAGAGACACAATTACTCCGGCTTAAATACCATTTCGAGCTGACAAAGCGTCCGTTTCTTCCGGTTGAAGTTTGTCTAATTGGTATTTTGGTAATCGCACGGAATTGCGCCACGGTCATTGGTTGTTTATCTTTATCGTGTAACGTCGTTAACGTCTTCAACGTCGTCAACGTCGTCAACGTCGTCAACGTCGCGTCGCTCGATAACGATGCATCGAGGATAGGTAGGAGAAACCGCAACCCCGATAGCTCTCCACTTTTCGTTTATCTAAATCTCGGATTGGACggtattaaaaatgtcttGTCCCACCATCGCCGTCGCATGCTGCTCGAGGATTCGGCGATCAGGGTGAATGACGCGCAAACGTGTCGTTATCGTGAGATCCCGTGACGCGGTACTTatcgtataaattattcgcGCATGGAGGTCTGTTCGTCAGTTCAGCTTTGCTCCTCATTGTCAGACGATCGCGAGCGAAGCAGAGCTCTCCACATTCAACAACATCGCCGACAACACTCTGTTCGAGCGGACAATTGTTTTGGTTCTATTCGAACGTTTAATCTAGTCGCTACGCATAATATACAAAGGTGAATATTTTGAATCTTTGCACTTCTTGAACTCGTACGGTTATACGTCTAATATTCCTCTTTTCAGATCGTATACGCTTTGcatgctttttttttccaaatctATCGGTCAAAAATCGAGTTTCTATGTAGTTGTTAAAGCCTGGATCTATTGTTGCTTTTAATTGTTTGATTTGATTCGTACGATAGCGCAGATTCGATTCGAGTACGAATCGCTCTTTTTCGCAGTTATAACCATTTGTCCGTTTTGCTTTTAGATGCTGATCGGTGGAGCCGTAAGTTACGTAGCTGGTAGGCAAGCTGTTCGCACGGTCTACTGGAGGACATCGAGCAACGGTCGCCTTTTAAAGACGGCCAAGACTTGCATGTTCCAAGGACCGCCAAAACCGGCTCCATCCTCGACGTCAGCTTCATCGGCTTTTCAGGCTCGCACCCAAATCGAGCCTGTACCGAAAACTGTCTTGAAATCTCGAAGTTAAAAAGCACTTGGCATGACATTGGACCAACCAACtaatgagagagagagagagagaatgtgtgcgtgtgcgtgcgtgcgagGGAGCGTGGCCGCGTTAAGAGGCAACAACTTACATttgtacataattattatattattaatttaagtaaacTAATTACTACAAGTTATCGCTTGTACGCTAATAGTTAATAACGTGACCGTCTAATAaagacaatatttatttccaataaaaattatggaaTCGATCGAGTTATTTTCTCTAAActttttcatcgataattGCAACTATTTGTCGAGTCGAATGTTATCTAGTCGAAAAATCGTATCGACAACTTCCCTATAATCAAGTTTCGGAGTCACGGACTGACTCGCGTTCAACAAACTTAACCGTGAGAATTGCGCGTCTAGGTGGACGTCTCTTCTTCTATTCTCCCCGTGAATGTCATACTCGAAGTTTGAAATAAGGTCGAGACGATTTGCGTCACTGGTCGCTCTTAAAGAATAGAAGCTTGTGTTCGGAATCATCGTTAGATGCGACACGATTAATCGTGCAACCGACCGCCGCTATCGTTGCAGTTTCTTTTGCCACCTTCCGTCGCTAATCCTCTCACGCAAACAGGACGAGAATTCGTTTCCCAAAAATTCTTCCTTTGAAAGTTACGTCGCTTACGGAACCTTCGAGTTGGCgtgaaaatatgtttcgcCTCGACTACGTTACGTATTACGATAAACTTTTCGACTCGTATCGCTAACTTTATCGTTTATATCGCGACACCGAAGAAGAATTGAAATCACGCACACGCGCCATGGTTGTGCGATGCAGGACCGATCGAGTGCGAGATGAGTGACACGCGGATCATGTCCAACGGAAAATCCGAACCGTTCGGGAGGTACGTCGATCGCAGTTAAATCGTTGATAAAAAATCTTGGAAGACGCGTAAGCGACACGTTTCTCGAGAGAAATAATGGACGCAAGTTAGGATGCAGGTCAAGGTCCCCGACATTCGAAGCACGGTCATCGACGGCACACCAAGGGTTTCCCTAAACGCACCTCCGGAGGTCGTTCGGCTGCCGGACGAGATCTTTTCACGTCGAACATCAACGCGGCAAGCTTGCACGCATCTGTTATACGCATTTAAGTAAAACCTTTTCTTACGATGCACGCCAAGCTTTAGAAAATTCGTAAAGCGACAAAGATCGCGACTAAGCGTCAGCGatcgaaataatgtacaagtacaaatgtaattattttataaatatttcacgtaacatctttgaaaattgtatgataaataaataaatgttgtcgttgtcgttgtcgttgtcgttgtcgtcgacgtcgacgtcgacgtcgacgtcgggTTGGCGGGGTGTACGCGGGGATGCAAAGTTGCGCGGGCGCACTGTCAGAACTATCGATTTCGCGAGCGAAAGGTGGCACACGGTTGGCCATCGATTCGACGCTCGTCTAAAAGGATTGTAGTTGGTGATTCCCAAAAGACGGGACACTCGGCGGAGGAATCGTACGTTCGAGGAGGAACCGTCCAGCGGAACCAGTGGACCAGTTCATCTCCGCGAACGAGCCGATTGTAGGAATCGGTGGCAAGATCGTTGTCGCGTTTCACGAACGGATCCATCGGAGGATTTGTTCTCcgaaaagaaacggaaagacAGGGAGGAGAGGATAAGGAGAGCAGACCTCGGCCAGAGTCATGCAGAACTATGGACACGAGGATTACGATTACGAGGGTGGATCGCAACAGGGCACCGGTAGGTCGCTGCCCCAGGTGCCAGGTGTCAGGCCCATGGTGGATCCTCAAGCGAGCGGCGAAGTCGATCCCACATTGTATCCGCAGCCAAAAGAGGCAACGAACAAGATCCGTGGCAAAAGCGACGTGATCGAGTATTTATTCGGGGCCGTGGACCAGGAACTACTCACGGTCAAGACCttctacttctttttttattcggcGTTCGGCTCCCTCTTTCCTCTGATGGGAGTCTACTTTAAGCAGATGGGTATGAACGCAGCCCAGTGCGGACTTTTGATCGGACTCAGGCCTCTGATCGAGTTCATCAGTGCGCCTTTCTGGGGTTCGTTGGCTGATAGGTAAGCGAatcgaaaaagaatcgaatctTTTCTCCATATGTACGCGTCGCGTAGCTGTACCGCTACTCGATACTTATTCAGCTACGTAAAGCACAGTAGGTATCTTTTCTATTCGGATAGAAGGTGTTCGATACtcttgttttttctttgttagaCGACCGTGCCGAGGGTACCTAATAATTGACGCGAAATATCGAACCTCTTAAATATCGAACTTTTCTCCTATTCcgtaacgaaaatatttaatcggatatttggaaaatatccAGCGAGATGTACTATTTCTCTTCCAGATGGCAGAAAGGCAAACTGATCCTTTTAGCTTCCCTTTGCTGTTGGATCATCTTCACCCTTCCTCTGGGCTTTATTCAACCTCCGGCTACATCTTGCGTGGTTATGCGAAACAATAGCGTGTATCTGGAGCCATCGAATCCCCAGCAGAGGATTGTCAAGAGGTCGGTCGATCTCGATGAATTGTACAGAAATCGAAACGAGGAGAAATGTTTGGAAGTCGCCGCGAACGTTGTGTTTGAGAGATTACGGAAAAACGAGGACgtcgacgaagaaaagaatgtttcgGATAATACGAGTGACCGCGACGCCGACACCGACGCCgacaccgacgccgacgccgacaccgacgccgacgccgaacCAGGTAAGCGGAACCTCGCCAGTAACAGGCTTCGAAGAGAGGCTGCTCTCACGACCGAAGGGAGCCGCGTCGAACAAGAGGAACTCGAGTACAAGCAGTTGGTGTTCGACGACAACGCAAACAATGCCGAAGCCAAGATCGTCGATTTCGAGACTTTGCAAAGAAGAAATCGTCCAGCCGATGTCCTCGAGTACAAGCGCTTCCTTAACGTAAGCTTTCTCGTACGTTCGAGATCCGTGTTTTCGTTCGTATTTCGAGTCGTCGAGTCTTCCTATTTTAGAACCAACCTTTGGACGACGCCGGCGACGGGAGGCCGCCAAAGAAAGCGTACGCGCACACCAAACCCCGGACGAAACCACCGCCGATAAAGGTCATGGTGAAACGAGACGCGGATAATACGAGACGCGACTCGTCGACGAATAATCTCCGTAAACTGATGTTCTCGGAGTCAAAAGAAGCGAGCGAGGAGAACGAGGAGAACGAGGAcgaggagaaaaagaatatcgaGGCATCGCGGCCGTTATCGTCGGTCAGGGTTCGACGGTACGCTAGGGTGCCTCACTCTGGCCAGAGTCCTCATACGGTGGCTTACGCTGCCAACTACAACGAACAACAAAACAAGGGATGGGTGAAGCCGTTGTTCAGCTCGATCGTCTACAGGCTGCCGGTAAACCTTGTTCGGTTCTGTAACTTTCGAAACTCGTGCAAACGATTCGATCGGTACTCGTTGGCCCATAATTTTCCTTACAATCCTTATAATTTTAGGACATTCAAAAGACCTTCTTTTTGCTATTGCTGTTGGTGATAGTCGGCGAGTTCTTCTCGGCACCTGCGATCACGTTGGCGGATTCAGCCGTCATCACTCTGCTGGGCGAAGACGCGGATAGGTAAAAGTCCAAACGGAACACAGAAATAGGACTCGACGAATAGGACTTTGCGTAAACTCGAGTTTACTTTTATCCTTTCGAGTTTAGGTACGGTCATCAGCGAATGTTTGGCAGTTTGGGCTGGGGATTGGCCATGTTTTTCGTTGGCATCGCTTTGGATCACAGCACCGCCTTCCCGGAACATCCTTGCGGACCAGACGCCAGAGAGAAGAACTACACGATTTGTTTCGCGATTTTTAGCGTACTGATGGGCGCTGCGCTGATCACAGCCACGCAAATCAACTTCAAGTACGACGTGATCGCGACGGAGCCGGTGAGCGAAAGATtcgatttatcattttttatttttgatttttgattTTCGATTTTCGATGATTGAGAGAAAGCAGCTGCAATCGAAAAGCAAGGACGAGtaccgtttcgtttcgttgtttAGGAAGTGGTCAAGCCTCCGACGGAACCGACGAGAGAAGAACAATTGCAGAGTCAACTGTCTCAACAGCTGAACCTCCCCAGTCTTCAGGATTCGTCAGCCGCGGTGAATCCGAAGCCTCAGCCGCCGGAAGGCAAGGTATTCCCATTCCCAAGTCTATTCGCTAACATATACTTCCTTTTTTAACCATTCTTTTTACTACCTTTCTATCGTTTCAGACGAAAATGTTTGCTCAAACGATGCGAGAGATCCCGGAATGGGTAACCGTACTCAAGCAATTCAAAGACGTAAAGTGCGCGTCCTTCCTTTTCGTCGCCTGGTTCATGGGCTTCGGTATCGGACTGATCTTCACTTTCTTGTTCTGGCATCTTCAAGATTACGGCGGCACGCCTACTCTGTTCGGTGTTGCTTCCGTGATTAACCACATCTCCGAGATATTCGCCTATTTTTTCAGCTTCAAGCTGATCCGTCAGCTCGGTCACGTAAAGGTACAACGCGCTTCGTTCCGTGTTGCGTTTCCATCGGCATACGATTCTCTTTCCCTCGAAACGATCTCTTTCGATTCCAGACGCTTAAATCGCTGAAATCGCTGAAATCGCTGAAATCGCGTCAATTGTTCCAGGTGTTGTGCATGGGATTAGGTGGAAACGTTCTCCGTTTTCTCTACATATCTTGGTTGACAACGCCCTGGTGGGTGTTGCCTTTCGAATTCATTCAAGGAATAACTCACGCCGCTGTTTGGGCCGCGTGTTGCAGCTACATAGCTCACAACACACCCCCGCAGTTGCGCACCAGCGCGCAAGGTGTCCTTCAAGGTGTCCATCACGGTCTTGGCAGAGGATGCGGTGCTGTAATCGGTGGCATGTTTGTCGATGCTTACGGTAAGCTAGAATACCGAACCGATCTTTTCACCTTAACCATCAGCCTAGAGTCTACAGCCTCTCCTCGACGCGATTCACTTTTCAGGAACAACCGCGACCTTTCGAGCCTATGGTCTGTTTTGCATCGTGGTTCTCGGTGGGTTCGTGTTTATCAATTTCTACAGAAAGGACACAGGCTTCGTATCGAATTTGCCGCAAACGGAAGATCCTCGCCAAGTAGCCGAGGCCACGCACTTGGCGCCGCACGGGGTGCCGAGCAACGCCATACCTCGAGCATTGAGCTCGACGCGTCTGCACGAGCTGGCTAATCAGGACTCGGGCTACGGCGCTACTTATCAAACCTCGGCCGGCAACCTCGGTGTACCCGGTGCAAATGGAGGTGAGCACGATCCACCATCCCCTCTTTCC
This portion of the Hylaeus volcanicus isolate JK05 chromosome 4, UHH_iyHylVolc1.0_haploid, whole genome shotgun sequence genome encodes:
- the LOC128875351 gene encoding major facilitator superfamily domain-containing protein 6 isoform X2, giving the protein MQNYGHEDYDYEGGSQQGTGRSLPQVPGVRPMVDPQASGEVDPTLYPQPKEATNKIRGKSDVIEYLFGAVDQELLTVKTFYFFFYSAFGSLFPLMGVYFKQMGMNAAQCGLLIGLRPLIEFISAPFWGSLADRWQKGKLILLASLCCWIIFTLPLGFIQPPATSCVVMRNNSVYLEPSNPQQRIVKRSVDLDELYRNRNEEKCLEVAANVVFERLRKNEDVDEEKNVSDNTSDRDADTDADTDADADTDADAEPGKRNLASNRLRREAALTTEGSRVEQEELEYKQLVFDDNANNAEAKIVDFETLQRRNRPADVLEYKRFLNNQPLDDAGDGRPPKKAYAHTKPRTKPPPIKVMVKRDADNTRRDSSTNNLRKLMFSESKEASEENEENEDEEKKNIEASRPLSSVRVRRYARVPHSGQSPHTVAYAANYNEQQNKGWVKPLFSSIVYRLPDIQKTFFLLLLLVIVGEFFSAPAITLADSAVITLLGEDADRYGHQRMFGSLGWGLAMFFVGIALDHSTAFPEHPCGPDAREKNYTICFAIFSVLMGAALITATQINFKYDVIATEPEVVKPPTEPTREEQLQSQLSQQLNLPSLQDSSAAVNPKPQPPEGKTKMFAQTMREIPEWVTVLKQFKDVKCASFLFVAWFMGFGIGLIFTFLFWHLQDYGGTPTLFGVASVINHISEIFAYFFSFKLIRQLGHVKVLCMGLGGNVLRFLYISWLTTPWWVLPFEFIQGITHAAVWAACCSYIAHNTPPQLRTSAQGVLQGVHHGLGRGCGAVIGGMFVDAYGTTATFRAYGLFCIVVLGGFVFINFYRKDTGFVSNLPQTEDPRQVAEATHLAPHGVPSNAIPRALSSTRLHELANQDSGYGATYQTSAGNLGVPGANGGPVNPTNPFLNSGGGGGGGFNYALQ
- the LOC128875351 gene encoding major facilitator superfamily domain-containing protein 6 isoform X1, which encodes MQNYGHEDYDYEGGSQQGTGRSLPQVPGVRPMVDPQASGEVDPTLYPQPKEATNKIRGKSDVIEYLFGAVDQELLTVKTFYFFFYSAFGSLFPLMGVYFKQMGMNAAQCGLLIGLRPLIEFISAPFWGSLADRWQKGKLILLASLCCWIIFTLPLGFIQPPATSCVVMRNNSVYLEPSNPQQRIVKRSVDLDELYRNRNEEKCLEVAANVVFERLRKNEDVDEEKNVSDNTSDRDADTDADTDADADTDADAEPGKRNLASNRLRREAALTTEGSRVEQEELEYKQLVFDDNANNAEAKIVDFETLQRRNRPADVLEYKRFLNNQPLDDAGDGRPPKKAYAHTKPRTKPPPIKVMVKRDADNTRRDSSTNNLRKLMFSESKEASEENEENEDEEKKNIEASRPLSSVRVRRYARVPHSGQSPHTVAYAANYNEQQNKGWVKPLFSSIVYRLPDIQKTFFLLLLLVIVGEFFSAPAITLADSAVITLLGEDADRYGHQRMFGSLGWGLAMFFVGIALDHSTAFPEHPCGPDAREKNYTICFAIFSVLMGAALITATQINFKYDVIATEPEVVKPPTEPTREEQLQSQLSQQLNLPSLQDSSAAVNPKPQPPEGKTKMFAQTMREIPEWVTVLKQFKDVKCASFLFVAWFMGFGIGLIFTFLFWHLQDYGGTPTLFGVASVINHISEIFAYFFSFKLIRQLGHVKVLCMGLGGNVLRFLYISWLTTPWWVLPFEFIQGITHAAVWAACCSYIAHNTPPQLRTSAQGVLQGVHHGLGRGCGAVIGGMFVDAYGTTATFRAYGLFCIVVLGGFVFINFYRKDTGFVSNLPQTEDPRQVAEATHLAPHGVPSNAIPRALSSTRLHELANQDSGYGATYQTSAGNLGVPGANGGPVNPTNPFLNSGGGGGGGFNYGMTGKGEDEYIRRSFQLYNEAVSREFDLVKPPPIVTHLHAQQPCTNPFHQHDYEW